The Deltaproteobacteria bacterium genome includes a window with the following:
- a CDS encoding response regulator transcription factor, translating to MKIKVLVADDHALFREGITALLAGYDDLEVVGEAADGKAAVDQAGKLHPDVVLMDIAMPGLGGLEATFEIKKLYPEVKILVLTQYDNREYVYRFLNAGVSGYVLKRAAGTELVAAIRAVHQKGTFLHPDVAPAVVAGYLGGGIKSAAQDDPYEALTEREKQVLKLVAEGKTNKEIAEILGISVKTAMGHRANLMDNLGIHNKAELVKFALQRGIIE from the coding sequence ATGAAGATCAAGGTGCTCGTGGCCGACGACCACGCCCTCTTTCGCGAGGGTATCACCGCCCTGCTCGCCGGCTACGACGACCTCGAGGTGGTCGGCGAGGCCGCCGACGGCAAGGCAGCCGTCGATCAAGCCGGCAAGCTACACCCCGACGTGGTGCTGATGGACATCGCGATGCCGGGATTGGGCGGGCTGGAGGCGACGTTCGAAATCAAGAAGCTGTACCCGGAAGTGAAGATCCTGGTCCTCACCCAGTACGACAACCGCGAGTACGTGTATCGCTTCCTCAACGCCGGCGTTTCCGGCTACGTGTTGAAGCGCGCCGCCGGCACGGAGTTGGTTGCGGCCATTCGCGCTGTGCATCAGAAGGGCACCTTCCTCCACCCCGACGTGGCCCCCGCAGTGGTCGCGGGCTATCTCGGCGGCGGCATCAAGTCCGCGGCGCAGGACGATCCGTACGAGGCCCTGACCGAGCGGGAGAAGCAGGTGCTCAAGCTGGTCGCCGAAGGCAAGACCAACAAAGAGATTGCCGAGATCCTCGGCATCAGCGTCAAGACCGCGATGGGTCACCGGGCCAACCTGATGGACAACCTCGGCATCCACAACAAAGCCGAGCTGGTCAAGTTCGCCCTCCAGCGCGGCATCATCGAGTGA
- the phnD gene encoding phosphate/phosphite/phosphonate ABC transporter substrate-binding protein, protein MEWSADPASPVESALNGSSDDCIPCHQERASAHIQDWEQSVHARSGITCVSCHVGSADNVSTAGAGSGDRPAACRGGHPSVVVICARCHQQVGQAFRESLHYRHAGSGPTTPTCVDCHSAAGGSILSGDSIPRRCATCHSAGGVAGEAWVVEKAPELLQLLRRVTLARTMVEEHLDQLGKSGADVASFRAYLSRVTATFRDIPIEWHRFNLKDAESRSRHALDTLESLHQRLERRVPDRGPERPPAELSRAVALTPPQGRPLRFAVASMVDPIATYEAYLRLFEDLGHSLSRPYEFVQRRTYQEINDLLLQGGLDLAFICSGAYAVLPDDAPIEIVALPVVNGNSIYHSLIIVRKDNPAQRFEDLEGARFAFTDPLSNTGYLYPAFRATKLGKDLQRFFASTLFSGSHERSILAVYRKLADAAAVDDLVFNQLVVPNSPYWDQLRIIESSPEFAIPPVVAPTSVPAELRARMRGFFLEMAQAPEGRERLAALGFEGFIAGEKEHYASIREMLEVTGAKPR, encoded by the coding sequence TTGGAGTGGAGTGCCGATCCCGCCTCGCCAGTTGAGTCCGCGCTGAACGGTTCGAGCGACGACTGCATTCCCTGCCACCAGGAGCGCGCGAGCGCGCACATTCAGGACTGGGAGCAGTCGGTCCATGCGCGCTCTGGGATTACCTGCGTCAGTTGCCACGTTGGCAGCGCCGACAACGTGAGTACCGCGGGCGCGGGCTCCGGCGATCGACCAGCGGCCTGCCGTGGCGGGCACCCGAGCGTCGTCGTAATCTGCGCGCGGTGTCATCAGCAGGTGGGTCAGGCGTTCCGCGAAAGCCTGCACTATCGTCACGCGGGGAGCGGACCGACCACGCCCACGTGCGTGGACTGCCACTCGGCTGCGGGTGGCTCGATCCTCTCCGGCGACTCGATCCCGCGGCGCTGCGCGACCTGCCACAGCGCGGGCGGTGTAGCAGGCGAGGCGTGGGTGGTGGAGAAAGCGCCGGAGCTGTTGCAGCTTCTGCGCCGGGTGACGCTGGCGCGCACGATGGTCGAGGAACATCTGGACCAGCTTGGCAAATCCGGCGCTGACGTGGCATCGTTTCGAGCTTATTTGAGTCGCGTCACGGCGACTTTCCGAGACATTCCGATCGAGTGGCACCGGTTCAATCTCAAAGATGCGGAGAGTCGGTCCCGCCACGCGCTGGACACTCTCGAATCGCTTCACCAGCGGTTGGAGCGCCGCGTCCCGGACAGGGGACCCGAACGCCCGCCTGCCGAGTTGTCCCGGGCCGTGGCGTTAACACCGCCGCAGGGCAGACCGCTGCGCTTCGCGGTGGCGAGCATGGTCGACCCGATTGCGACCTACGAGGCCTACCTGAGGCTATTCGAAGATTTGGGACACAGCCTCAGTCGGCCGTACGAGTTTGTTCAGCGCCGCACCTATCAGGAGATCAACGATCTCCTGCTGCAAGGCGGTCTGGATCTGGCCTTCATCTGCTCGGGGGCGTACGCGGTGTTACCAGACGATGCACCCATCGAGATCGTCGCCTTACCGGTTGTGAATGGGAACAGCATCTACCACTCGCTGATCATCGTTCGGAAGGACAACCCGGCGCAGCGGTTCGAGGACCTCGAGGGGGCGCGGTTCGCCTTCACCGACCCGCTGTCCAACACCGGCTACCTCTATCCGGCTTTCCGAGCCACGAAGCTGGGAAAGGACTTGCAGCGCTTCTTCGCTTCAACGCTGTTTTCGGGCTCCCACGAGCGCTCCATTCTGGCGGTGTATCGCAAGTTGGCGGATGCCGCGGCCGTGGACGACCTGGTGTTCAACCAACTGGTCGTTCCGAACAGCCCGTACTGGGATCAGCTCCGGATCATCGAATCCTCACCAGAGTTCGCCATCCCGCCGGTCGTGGCGCCGACGTCGGTGCCGGCCGAACTGCGGGCACGGATGCGGGGTTTTTTCCTCGAGATGGCGCAGGCGCCTGAGGGGCGCGAGCGGCTCGCCGCCTTGGGGTTCGAGGGCTTTATCGCGGGAGAGAAGGAACACTATGCATCCATTCGCGAGATGCTGGAGGTCACCGGTGCCAAACCCCGCTGA
- a CDS encoding HAMP domain-containing histidine kinase — protein MALAVALLGGVNRLYLDTRILNELEEELELRALSFARYLGAESVNLVLRQDFVGLHKLLNDARSSGSDVEYAFIMDPTNKVLVHTFESDFPEQLTLLNRYREHDGYQVQRIEIFSERFRDFAVPLYHGELGVLRLGVRDGRILARVTSVRRELTLVLSAVMALSAAAAYLLTYFGLRPLAAITGALERFEPGQRCETIVPRRDDEVGDLATKVNLVTARLHNSHTQMMQTEKMVAAGLLASGIAHEINNPISGLQNCLRRIQAKPEDVPQIKEYTAVMLQAAEHIGAVVHGLLDFSRSTPKQMLVIDLRGVLTKALHLTAFRIEKNQIELQQAIPEDPVWVRGEEAQLVQVVVNVLLNAIDAMEAGGVLQLMLEREDGQIVLRVRDDGVGVAPEHLSRVFEPFFTTKGSGKGTGLGLAVTQGIILDHDGRIAIDSSPGVGTEVKIQLPLWRQIQRVGHEAA, from the coding sequence ATGGCGCTCGCCGTCGCTCTGCTCGGCGGGGTCAATCGCCTTTACCTGGACACCCGCATCCTCAATGAGTTGGAGGAGGAGCTGGAACTGCGCGCGCTGAGCTTCGCGCGCTACCTTGGCGCCGAAAGCGTCAACCTCGTGTTGCGGCAGGACTTCGTTGGCTTACACAAGCTCTTGAATGATGCTCGCAGTAGCGGTTCGGACGTCGAGTACGCGTTCATCATGGATCCGACGAACAAGGTCTTGGTGCACACGTTCGAGTCCGATTTTCCGGAGCAACTCACGCTCCTGAATCGATACCGCGAGCATGACGGGTATCAGGTTCAACGCATCGAGATCTTCAGCGAGCGTTTTCGTGACTTTGCCGTGCCGCTCTACCATGGCGAACTGGGCGTGTTGCGCTTAGGGGTGCGCGACGGGCGGATTCTGGCGCGGGTCACGTCCGTGCGTCGAGAGCTGACGCTGGTCCTGTCCGCGGTCATGGCCTTGAGTGCCGCTGCCGCCTACCTGCTCACCTACTTTGGTCTCCGACCGTTGGCTGCCATCACCGGTGCCCTGGAGCGCTTCGAGCCCGGACAGCGCTGTGAGACGATCGTTCCGCGACGCGACGACGAGGTGGGGGATCTCGCCACCAAGGTCAATCTGGTGACTGCTCGGCTGCACAACTCCCACACGCAGATGATGCAAACCGAGAAGATGGTGGCGGCGGGGCTCCTGGCCTCCGGAATCGCCCACGAGATCAACAATCCGATCTCCGGCCTGCAGAACTGCCTGCGCCGGATCCAGGCGAAGCCCGAGGATGTCCCGCAGATCAAGGAGTACACCGCGGTGATGCTACAGGCCGCCGAGCACATCGGGGCGGTGGTGCATGGCTTGCTGGATTTCTCGCGCAGCACACCCAAGCAGATGCTCGTGATCGATCTGCGCGGCGTGCTGACAAAGGCGCTCCATCTAACGGCGTTCCGGATCGAGAAGAATCAGATCGAGCTGCAACAGGCCATCCCGGAAGACCCGGTTTGGGTGCGCGGCGAAGAGGCGCAGTTGGTGCAAGTCGTGGTCAATGTGCTGTTGAACGCCATCGATGCCATGGAGGCCGGCGGGGTCTTGCAGCTGATGCTGGAGCGTGAAGACGGGCAGATAGTACTTCGGGTGCGCGACGACGGTGTGGGCGTCGCCCCCGAACATCTATCACGGGTCTTCGAGCCTTTCTTCACGACGAAGGGAAGCGGCAAGGGAACGGGGTTGGGGCTCGCCGTCACCCAAGGTATCATTCTCGACCACGACGGACGCATCGCCATCGACTCGTCGCCCGGTGTAGGCACTGAAGTGAAAATCCAGCTGCCGTTGTGGCGCCAGATCCAACGGGTCGGACATGAAGCTGCGTGA
- a CDS encoding sigma-54-dependent Fis family transcriptional regulator yields the protein MKLREHNKRPCSVLLVDDERTILVSLRDSLRDAEIEVVTASTGDEALRLLRNGTFGVVVSDVRMPGLSGLELLAKIRDEGIDAPVILMTAYATIDQAVAAMKTGAYDYVTKPFPNEKVVRMVQNAWALVSLRAEVRDLRAQRGTGLEFLVGTSAPWARVLDKVWAVAATDSTVLIVGPSGTGKEMVANALHLLSRRKDGPFIKVHCAALPDSLIENELFGHEKGAFTGAVAEVKGRFELAHGGTLLLDEVDDIPLNVQVKLLRVIQERVIERLGGGKPIPVDVRLLVTSKGRLEDLVEQGTFRQDLYYRLSVVQLHLPRLAERRDDIPLLLEHFLALCSHRMMRACGGFTPEALAVLTRYDYPGNVRELEHIVESCCALSSGGPIGTPLLPDRVRERVQNQPALPRSFNGQPLQEAIDEFERSYLETALREFEGKRAELADRLGISRKTLWEKLKKHGLVAE from the coding sequence ATGAAGCTGCGTGAGCACAACAAACGGCCGTGTTCCGTACTGCTCGTTGATGACGAGCGGACGATCCTGGTCTCGTTGCGTGACTCGCTGCGCGACGCGGAGATCGAAGTCGTCACCGCTTCTACCGGAGACGAGGCGCTGCGGCTCCTTCGCAACGGCACCTTCGGCGTGGTCGTCTCCGATGTGCGCATGCCCGGGCTGTCAGGGCTGGAGCTGCTTGCCAAGATCCGCGACGAGGGCATCGATGCGCCCGTCATCCTCATGACCGCGTATGCGACGATCGATCAGGCGGTGGCGGCGATGAAGACGGGGGCGTACGACTACGTCACCAAGCCGTTCCCCAACGAGAAAGTCGTGCGCATGGTGCAGAACGCCTGGGCGCTGGTGAGCCTGAGAGCCGAGGTCCGCGACCTGCGCGCGCAGCGGGGCACGGGGCTGGAATTTCTGGTGGGCACGAGCGCGCCATGGGCGAGAGTCCTCGACAAGGTGTGGGCCGTGGCAGCCACCGACTCCACCGTCCTCATCGTTGGGCCGAGCGGGACCGGGAAAGAGATGGTGGCCAATGCACTGCACCTGCTGTCGCGGCGCAAAGACGGGCCTTTCATCAAGGTCCACTGCGCGGCGCTGCCCGATTCACTCATCGAGAACGAGCTATTCGGGCACGAGAAGGGTGCGTTCACCGGTGCCGTTGCGGAGGTCAAGGGGCGTTTCGAGCTCGCGCACGGTGGCACCCTCTTGCTGGATGAGGTCGACGACATTCCTTTGAACGTTCAGGTCAAGCTGCTGCGGGTCATCCAAGAGCGCGTCATCGAAAGACTGGGAGGCGGCAAACCCATCCCGGTGGACGTCCGGCTGCTGGTGACGAGCAAGGGCCGGCTTGAGGACTTGGTCGAGCAGGGCACGTTCCGCCAGGACCTGTACTACCGCTTGTCCGTAGTGCAGTTGCACCTGCCCAGGCTGGCCGAACGCCGGGACGATATCCCGTTGCTCCTGGAGCACTTCCTGGCGCTGTGCAGTCACCGGATGATGCGTGCATGCGGGGGCTTCACTCCCGAAGCCTTGGCGGTGCTGACCCGCTACGACTATCCGGGCAACGTCCGTGAGCTGGAACATATCGTCGAATCGTGCTGTGCGTTGAGCAGTGGCGGCCCAATCGGCACGCCCCTGTTGCCGGACCGAGTCAGGGAGAGAGTTCAAAACCAGCCGGCGCTCCCCCGCTCCTTCAACGGCCAGCCCCTGCAAGAGGCCATCGACGAATTCGAGCGCTCCTATCTGGAGACCGCCTTGCGGGAGTTCGAAGGGAAGCGCGCCGAGTTGGCGGACCGACTCGGCATCAGCCGCAAGACACTCTGGGAGAAGCTGAAGAAGCACGGGCTCGTCGCTGAGTGA